A single genomic interval of Polynucleobacter necessarius harbors:
- the priA gene encoding primosomal protein N' — protein sequence MSIPIVVQVVVDKPLAQGFDYLWDESELGARPEVGILVEVPFGRSHLAGLVIKVSAYSDYEIHKLKYVTRRSPLPPLGSAVLRLMNFASQYYIHALGETIIPTIPLMWKKPDDWEKIPKKLVADAEKQKKKNKQEAIEGFVDESFLNAGQKLALEQLRTCSASEFTPILLQGQTGSGKTAVFLNWLSGILDDASAQVLLLVPEINLTPQLERRVRAYFPDKKMVVLHSGVSERVRGIAWHDAMTGKAQIILGTRLAALTPLPNLRAIVVDEEHDPSYKQQDGIRYSARDLAIWRAHDLKIPILLASATPSLETWMAAKAGRYEYVRLDQRAQGASLPKVHLVNMRDPQTQFSPGDAGKPKSKSLISKTICNAVSQSLENKQQSLVLINRRGYAPVLSCGACSWLSKCEQCSAYMVLHKAGAWGRKSVLRCHHCGLVKAIPSHCPDCGNTDLKTLGQGTQKIEDSIEEMWPDARVLRVDTDSSRKRKGAEELFQEIHTGNVDIVVGTQMIAKGHDYQNIGLVAVLDADSRLFSQDFRAAERLFAQLVQVAGRAGRSSKDGETGGVIYIETQLPEAAVFQFLLRHDVDGFLSFTANERKEAGLPPFAYQALVHAEAKSLDKAIQFLIALKGYWKSQGHISKGLRVYDPVPRAMMRVAGSERAQLLVESDDRKNLQEILEAMDRYLREHSQGRISKEGRIRWLIERDPISI from the coding sequence ATGTCCATTCCGATTGTTGTTCAAGTTGTCGTTGATAAGCCTCTTGCCCAGGGCTTTGACTACTTGTGGGACGAAAGTGAGCTGGGGGCGCGGCCTGAGGTGGGTATCTTGGTTGAGGTGCCATTTGGGCGCAGTCATCTCGCGGGACTTGTAATTAAAGTAAGTGCTTACTCTGATTATGAGATTCATAAATTAAAGTATGTAACGAGAAGGTCACCACTCCCCCCTTTAGGCTCGGCTGTTCTGCGTCTAATGAATTTTGCGAGTCAGTATTACATCCACGCCCTTGGGGAAACCATCATCCCCACGATTCCATTAATGTGGAAAAAGCCCGATGACTGGGAAAAGATTCCAAAGAAATTAGTTGCTGATGCAGAAAAGCAAAAGAAAAAAAACAAACAAGAGGCAATAGAAGGTTTTGTTGATGAGAGCTTTTTAAATGCCGGTCAGAAGCTCGCGTTAGAACAATTACGCACATGCTCTGCGAGTGAATTCACACCAATCCTTTTACAAGGACAAACTGGCAGCGGAAAGACTGCTGTATTTTTAAATTGGCTTAGTGGAATTTTGGATGACGCAAGCGCGCAAGTTTTATTGCTTGTTCCTGAAATTAATTTAACGCCACAGCTAGAGCGCAGAGTACGTGCCTATTTTCCAGATAAAAAAATGGTTGTATTGCACAGCGGTGTGAGTGAAAGAGTAAGAGGTATTGCATGGCATGATGCGATGACTGGTAAAGCCCAAATTATTTTGGGCACACGCTTGGCCGCTTTGACGCCATTGCCAAATTTGCGCGCGATTGTGGTGGATGAGGAGCATGACCCGTCCTATAAGCAGCAAGATGGCATTCGCTATTCGGCACGCGACCTCGCTATATGGCGCGCCCACGATTTAAAGATACCCATCCTTTTAGCGTCCGCTACACCATCACTGGAAACTTGGATGGCTGCGAAAGCAGGTCGTTATGAATATGTGCGCCTAGATCAACGCGCGCAAGGCGCGAGCTTGCCCAAAGTGCATTTGGTGAATATGCGTGATCCACAAACCCAATTTAGTCCAGGCGACGCAGGGAAGCCTAAATCAAAAAGTCTAATTTCTAAAACCATCTGCAATGCGGTGAGCCAAAGTTTAGAAAACAAGCAGCAAAGTTTAGTTCTCATCAATCGCAGAGGTTACGCGCCTGTACTCAGTTGCGGCGCATGCTCATGGCTATCTAAATGTGAGCAATGTAGCGCATATATGGTTCTCCACAAAGCTGGTGCTTGGGGCAGGAAGTCGGTTTTGAGGTGCCATCATTGTGGCTTGGTTAAGGCAATACCAAGTCATTGCCCTGATTGCGGAAATACCGATTTGAAGACCTTGGGACAAGGCACTCAAAAGATCGAAGACTCTATTGAAGAGATGTGGCCCGATGCCAGGGTTTTACGCGTTGACACAGACTCTAGCAGGAAGCGTAAAGGCGCCGAAGAGCTCTTTCAGGAGATCCATACGGGAAATGTCGATATCGTTGTTGGCACCCAAATGATTGCCAAGGGGCATGATTATCAAAACATTGGCTTGGTTGCCGTATTGGATGCTGACAGTAGATTGTTCTCGCAAGACTTTAGGGCGGCAGAGAGATTATTCGCACAATTAGTTCAGGTTGCTGGGCGTGCTGGAAGATCTAGTAAAGATGGCGAAACTGGTGGCGTAATTTATATTGAAACCCAGCTTCCCGAAGCAGCAGTTTTTCAATTTTTACTGCGCCATGATGTGGATGGGTTTTTATCCTTTACGGCGAATGAAAGAAAAGAGGCGGGCTTGCCACCATTTGCGTATCAGGCATTGGTCCACGCCGAGGCTAAGAGCCTCGATAAGGCCATTCAGTTTTTAATTGCCTTAAAGGGGTATTGGAAGTCCCAAGGCCATATATCTAAAGGGCTTAGAGTCTATGACCCAGTGCCCAGGGCGATGATGCGGGTGGCGGGCTCGGAGCGCGCCCAGTTGCTAGTTGAGTCTGATGATCGCAAAAATCTGCAAGAAATTTTAGAGGCGATGGATCGCTATTTGCGTGAACACTCTCAGGGGCGTATTAGCAAAGAGGGTCGCATTCGATGGTTAATTGAACGCGATCCGATTTCAATCTAA